ATATGGGTGAAGCAATACAAAATAAAAAAAATATTAAAAATCAGGATTTATTTTTGCAGTACAAGCATAATAAAGACTTAGAAACCAGAAATGAAATCTTTGAAAAATACAGATACATGGCAGAAATAATTTCTAGGAAATATACTAACAAGGGAATAGAACATGAGGATATTTTTCAAATAGCCTGCATGGGATTAATTTATGCCATTGAGAGGTTTGACATTACCAAGGGATTTGAATTTACCAGCTTTGCTACTCCGACCATTCTGGGGGAAATTAAAAAGTACTTCAGGGATAAAGGCTGGGCTATTAAAGTGCCTAGAAAAATTCAAGAAATATCAAAGAAAGTTAATGAAGCAAACAACACTTTAAGCAATCAGCTTAATAGAGCTCCCACCGTTGGAGAAATAGCAGAATATCTTAATGTAACAGAAGAAGAGGTATTAGAGGCATTTGAAGCTGGAAAAATGTTTAATTCCCAGTCATTGGATGAAAAATTTGATTCCAGCGGCGATGACAGTGATTTGTCTCTGATGGATGTTGTTGGGCAGGAGGATGCTCATTTTATAAAGATTGAAAATCAGGATTTTATTCAAAAATCCATGAATAAATTAAATGATTTGGAAAGACAAATAATAATAAAGAGATTTTATTTAAGAAAGACACAAAGTGAAATTGCAAAAGAACTTAATATTTCTCAAATGACCGTATCAAGAATAGAAAAAAAATCTTTGGAAAAATTAAGAATTGAATTTAATAAATAGAAATTTAATTAAAAATAAAAACATTGTGCTGTTTATTTATATACCATAAATTATTCTTAAAGGAGGAAATATGAGAAATAGGGGAAGATTTTTTGTTATTGGTTTAATTATAATAGTATTTTTGGCCGTAAATTCATTTGGTGGTGTCATTAAATTTTTAACAGATTATTCGTGGTTTAAAGAAGTAGGATATACAGAAACCTTTTTAACTAAAATAAAAGCTCAGTTTGCAATAGGTATTCCTGTATTTTTTTTATTAAGTATTTTATTGTATGTTTTTATAAGGAAACTGAAAAAAAAGTACGACTTGGAATCGGGAGTTATTGATACGCAATCCAAAAAAAAGTCATTAATGTGGATGAAGATAATTTCTGTGGCCATAAGCTTTTTGTTTACTGTAAGTGTAGTATCGGGAACATGGTTTCAGATTCTTCAGTTTTTTAACAGTGAAAGCTTTGGCGTAGTAGATCCAATTTTCAACAATGATATGAGTTTTTACATATTTAAACTTCCACTTATAAATACATTAATTGATTTTGTGATGAACATTTTATTCTTGCTAATAGTTGTGACAGTATTGTTTTATGGGTATCTTACAATTAAAGACAGCCTTAAAAATGTAACTGAACAATTTACAGAGATGAAATTCAATAATTACCAATTTGATTTCAGTGCTGTTTTAAATGTAAAATTTGCATCTAAAATTATAAACCAGCTTTCTGTAATAGGAATTTTTGTGTTTGTTCTATTGGGAGTAAAATTTGTACTTAGAAGTTATGAACTTTTGTATTCTCAATTGGGCAGAGTTTTTGGCGCGGGTTATACCGATATAAATGTAACGTTGAATTTATATAGAATACTCGCAATAGGATGTTTGATTTCAGCTGTTACTTTTTTCATGGGAGCAAGAAAAAGAAATCTTAAATTTGCATTGACAATGCCCGTTGCATTGATTGTTATTTCAATTGCAGGAACAGGATTAGCCGGATTAGTCGAAAACTTTGTTGTTGAACCCGATCAGCTGTCTAAAGAGACGAAGTATATGGAGTACAGCATAAAAAGCACTCAGAGCGCATATGCTTTGGATGATGTAAAAATAGTTCAATTTCCGGCAACTAATGAATTAACTATAGAAGAT
Above is a window of Sedimentibacter sp. MB35-C1 DNA encoding:
- a CDS encoding SigB/SigF/SigG family RNA polymerase sigma factor, translating into MGEAIQNKKNIKNQDLFLQYKHNKDLETRNEIFEKYRYMAEIISRKYTNKGIEHEDIFQIACMGLIYAIERFDITKGFEFTSFATPTILGEIKKYFRDKGWAIKVPRKIQEISKKVNEANNTLSNQLNRAPTVGEIAEYLNVTEEEVLEAFEAGKMFNSQSLDEKFDSSGDDSDLSLMDVVGQEDAHFIKIENQDFIQKSMNKLNDLERQIIIKRFYLRKTQSEIAKELNISQMTVSRIEKKSLEKLRIEFNK